From Melanotaenia boesemani isolate fMelBoe1 chromosome 12, fMelBoe1.pri, whole genome shotgun sequence, a single genomic window includes:
- the LOC121650302 gene encoding interleukin-1 receptor accessory protein-like 1-B yields the protein MDASLLLFFIAGVISISEIRPEAMKSECFKTKLEIFKLIEGEAFYFEPFTLDDPKLPDAEFMWYKNGSQIEEITTDENNEIHYHGGGLFFLNVKVADSGNYTAKHTQPSGKCTIYNAKVEVYSASYQGKLNYLAIKNSDQNKKIPCPQRIKTTCENFVGNFTWYKDSNLLPGEHSSNVWVTNATKDDEGIYTCVCTWTHHHRMYNSSATRELILLEQVSHRDVEILSPTEKEQFADKGFSIKLNCSIFCGKHTTKHCDASWRVNGKEISQMDGYNQTSTTVIQEPSMNTISTATLTIEKVSAEDFQREFKCIGKGLYKGNDTILTLKQRESAFPLVIGTVCVLLICVFAVVLVKYFAIDLALLLRPYFMRGCHDKGKE from the exons ATGGATGCATCCCTGCTTCTCTTCTTCATTGCTGGAGTGATATCCATATCtgaaatcagaccag AGGCAATGAAGTCTGaatgctttaaaacaaaattggAAATTTTTAAGCTTATTGAAGGTGAAGCTTTTTACTTTGAGCCTTTCACTCTGGATGACCCTAAACTACCTGATGCAGAGTTTATGTGGTACAAAAATGGCTCACAGATTGAGGAAATAACCACAGATGAGAATAACGAAATACATTACCATGGAGGAGGactctttttcttaaatgtgaAGGTTGCTGATTCTGGCAATTACACCGCCAA acacacacagccttCAGGGAAATGTACCATCTACAATGCAAAAGTTGAAGTCTACAGTGCAAGCTATCAAGGGAAACTAAACTATCTAGCCATTAAAAACTCagaccaaaataaaaagattccATGTCCACAACGTATAAAGACAACATGTGAAAACTTCGTGGGAAACTTCACCTGGTACAAG GACAGCAATCTTCTTCCGGGAGAACATTCCAGTAACGTGTGGGTAACAAATGCTACCAAGGACGATGAAGGCATCTACACCTGTGTTTGCACCTGGACACACCATCACAGGATGTACAACTCATCAGCTACTAGAGAGCTAATTCTTCTAG AGCAAGTTTCCCATCGTGACGTAGAAATCCTCTCTCCAACTGAAAAGGAGCAGTTTGCTGATAAAG GCTTCAGCATTAAGTTAAATTGCTCAATTTTCTGTGGGAAACATACAACAAAACACTGTGATGCAAGCTGGCGTGTTAATGGGAAGGAAATCAGTCAAATGGATGGTTACAATCAAACCTCCACAAC AGTAATTCAGGAACCTTCAATGAATACTATCAGCACCGCCACACTGACAATTGAAAAAGTATCAGCTGAAGATTTCCAACGCGAGTTTAAGTGCATTGGCAAGGGCTTGTACAAAGGAAATGATACTATCTTAACGCTCAAGCAAAGAG aGTCAGCCTTTCCTCTGGTCATTggaacagtgtgtgtgttgttaatCTGTGTGTTTGCCGTTGTCCTGGTCAAATACTTTGCGATTGACCTCGCTCTGCTCCTCAGACCCTACTTCATGCGGGGTTGCCATGACAAAGGTAAAGAGTAA